The proteins below come from a single Diadema setosum chromosome 21, eeDiaSeto1, whole genome shotgun sequence genomic window:
- the LOC140244811 gene encoding protein unc-93 homolog A-like: MDSKNTSGHKAGAGYVSEDKKSPQPPAVFSTAPTDNDPADDDEMALPALMLDSRRIYKNLLLISSAFLFVFTAFQALSNLQSSINCDEGLGLASLSTIYATLILSAMLVPSFIIRHLGLKWTMMGSMVCYALYTVANYYPTWATLIPASFLVGLGAAPLWTAKSTYLTTIAAAYAKLSGETIPSIVSRFWGIFFFFFQSSQIIGNLISSLVFRQEVSLNGTDRFQCGAKDCYTETGDDNATTYCDPPDRRLTYILLSIYLASGIVAVLIVAFLVDQVKASKRIREQGTCDLFFATVRLMRLPRLLLVIPVTVFSGLEQAFITGDFTKSYVTCTIGVGWVGYVMICYGVADASCSFLIGRLAKYTGQIPLFCFGALTNASLIVALGVWQPKSSELAVFFVIAALWGVADAIWQTQLNSLYGILFPEMQEPAYSNYRLWESVGFTVAFAYSNFLCVWVKLVILACVLVVSMLGYALVEVVVWRERRSREENDPPPEYSINHLKTSPIE; the protein is encoded by the exons ATGGACTCCAAGAATACAAGTGGACACAAGG CTGGAGCAGGATATGTTTCAGAAGACAAAAAGTCTCCCCAGCCGCCCGCGGTATTCTCCACCGCTCCGACCGACAATGATCCCGCCGACGATGACGAAATGGCGCTACCGGCATTGATGCTCGACAGCAGGAGGATCTACAAGAACCTCCTCCTCATCAGCAGCGCATTCCTCTTCGTCTTCACCGCCTTCCAAGCCCTGTCCAACCTCCAGAGCAGCATCAACTGCGACGAAGGACTGGGATTGGCCTCACTGAGCACCATCTACGCCACGCTGATTTTGTCAG CCATGTTGGTCCCGTCCTTCATAATCCGCCATCTTGGACTGAAATGGACGATGATGGGGAGTATGGTGTGTTATGCCCTCTACACGGTGGCCAACTACTATCCGACCTGGGCAACTCTCATTCCCGCCTCCTTCCTGGTCGGCCTCGGGGCGGCGCCCCTGTGGACAGCCAAGAGCACGTACCTCACCACCATAGCTGCTGCCTATGCAAAGCTGTCAG GAGAAACGATCCCTTCCATTGTGAGTCGATTCTGGgggatcttcttcttcttcttccaatcCTCTCAGATCATCGGCAACCTCATTTCATCGCTGGTCTTTCGTCAAGAAGTCTCGTTGAATGGGACCGATCGCTTTCAGTGCGGCGCAAAAGACTGCTATACAG AAACGGGAGATGACAACGCCACGACTTACTGCGACCCACCGGACCGAAGGCTGACTTACATCCTCCTCAGCATCTACCTGGCATCGGGCATCGTGGCCGTGCTCATCGTCGCCTTCCTCGTCGACCAAGTGAAGGCGAGCAAGCGAATCCGGGAGCAAGGGACGTGCGATCTCTTCTTCGCCACGGTGCGCCTGATGCGGCTCCCACGGCTGCTGTTGGTGATACCAGTGACGGTCTTCAGTGGGCTGGAGCAGGCGTTCATCACAGGCGACTTCACGAAG TCTTACGTTACCTGTACCATTGGCGTTGGCTGGGTCGGATACGTGATGATATGTTACGGGGTAGCTGACGCCTCCTGTTCATTCCTGATCGGACGGCTGGCGAAGTACACGGGTCAAATACCACTTTTCTGTTTTGGCGCCCTCACCAACGCGTCGCTTATAGTCGCTCTCGGGGTTTGGCAGCCGAAGAGCAGCGAGTTGGCGGTTTTCTTCGTCATCGCGGCGCTCTGGGGAGTGGCTGATGCCATCTGGCAGACACAGCTGAATT CTCTGTACGGAATATTATTCCCAGAGATGCAGGAGCCCGCGTATTCCAACTACCGTCTGTGGGAGTCCGTGGGGTTCACCGTGGCTTTCGCCTACAGTAATTTCCTCTGCGTGTGGGTAAAGCTCGTCATCCTAGCCTGCGTTCTGGTGGTGTCGATGCTGGGATACGCCCTGGTAGAAGTGGTGGTCTGGCGAGAGAGAAGAAGTCGAGAGGAGAATGACCCCCCGCCGGAGTACTCGATCAACCATCTGAAGACGTCCCCTATCGAGTAG